From Arcticibacter tournemirensis, one genomic window encodes:
- a CDS encoding DUF2752 domain-containing protein, with product MKNVYYTLAAILLLMLAGVFYYVDPATSDLYPSCLFHKFTGLQCPGCGSQRAIHAILNGRFSEAAHDNLLLVISLPFLLAYIGSTARGILMAKGPGTPFQFNLTMRLIAGAAIIAFWVIRNIY from the coding sequence ATGAAAAACGTTTATTACACTTTAGCCGCAATTCTTTTACTAATGCTTGCCGGGGTGTTTTATTATGTTGATCCGGCTACATCTGACCTTTATCCCTCTTGTCTCTTTCATAAGTTTACTGGCCTGCAATGTCCGGGATGTGGCTCTCAGAGAGCTATACACGCTATATTGAACGGCCGGTTTTCAGAGGCTGCTCATGATAATCTGCTGCTTGTTATCAGTCTGCCTTTTCTCTTGGCTTACATTGGATCCACGGCGAGAGGGATACTCATGGCAAAAGGACCGGGAACCCCTTTTCAATTTAACTTAACAATGCGGCTAATCGCAGGTGCCGCAATTATTGCTTTTTGGGTAATAAGAAATATATATTAA